A part of Hippea maritima DSM 10411 genomic DNA contains:
- a CDS encoding bifunctional riboflavin kinase/FAD synthetase: MRVIRDIYAECDIEATAIALGNFDGIHRGHQALINETVKLSKKLNLTPAVFTFHPHPKKVIEHIDEPFLIQRFKEKTKIIESFGIDIVVCAHFTQAFAEMEPYNFVKDILIDRMHARAICVGHDYTFGKKALGTTKTLRELSNSLGFELIVIPPFKINGTIVSSTRIREFLRTGQIGLANEFLGRNYTISGIVKEGEGRGSSLGFPTANIYPTNEILLTNGVYAAYVYIDSKKYAAAVNVGVNPTFKGTQKHIEAFIFDFNGDLYRKRITIEFIDFIRPERKFKRIDDLISQIKQDIKQIKTIL; encoded by the coding sequence ATGAGGGTTATAAGGGACATATACGCAGAGTGCGATATAGAAGCAACGGCTATAGCGTTAGGAAACTTCGATGGCATCCACAGGGGGCATCAAGCACTTATTAATGAAACGGTCAAGCTAAGCAAAAAACTAAATCTAACACCTGCAGTATTCACTTTTCATCCCCACCCAAAAAAGGTCATAGAGCACATAGATGAACCGTTCTTAATTCAGAGATTTAAGGAGAAAACAAAAATCATAGAGAGCTTCGGTATAGATATAGTTGTTTGTGCCCACTTTACGCAAGCATTTGCCGAGATGGAGCCGTATAATTTTGTAAAAGACATACTCATAGACAGAATGCATGCAAGGGCAATATGTGTGGGACACGATTACACATTCGGCAAAAAGGCTCTTGGAACAACAAAAACATTAAGGGAGTTATCCAACAGTCTTGGTTTTGAACTTATCGTAATACCTCCGTTTAAAATCAACGGCACAATAGTAAGCTCAACAAGGATAAGGGAATTTTTAAGGACAGGTCAAATCGGATTGGCCAATGAGTTTTTGGGCAGGAATTACACCATATCCGGTATCGTAAAAGAGGGCGAAGGGCGAGGCTCATCGCTTGGTTTTCCCACGGCAAACATCTATCCAACAAACGAGATACTCCTAACAAACGGTGTTTATGCAGCCTATGTTTACATAGACTCAAAGAAGTATGCGGCTGCTGTTAATGTGGGCGTCAATCCAACATTCAAAGGCACACAAAAGCACATAGAGGCCTTTATCTTTGATTTTAACGGTGACTTGTATCGAAAAAGGATAACAATCGAGTTTATAGATTTTATAAGGCCAGAGAGAAAATTCAAAAGAATAGATGATCTGATAAGCCAAATAAAACAGGATATAAAACAGATAAAAACAATCCTTTAG